From Salvelinus sp. IW2-2015 linkage group LG33, ASM291031v2, whole genome shotgun sequence, one genomic window encodes:
- the p2rx2 gene encoding P2X purinoceptor 2 → MGLLEFIKDYFLGFWDYETPKVMVVKNKKLGVIYRGVQFLVITYFIWYVFISQKAYQDSETRPESSVYTKMKGTALLGDHILDMVEYVRPSEGGDVISTILRREVTHNQRQGTCAEHFTVPSANCSKDADCISREVNFDGNGQRTGRCVPYYNQTFKTCEIQTWCPIEDYAAIWEPALAEAINFTVYIKNAIHFPKFKVLRGNIKPNKRNGQKYLNKCHYNEKKHPYCPIFRLGYIAEQAREKFSELCRTGGVIGVFINWKCDLDLDPSECTPTYSFRRLDLRKNLPSSGYNFRFAKYYSKDGEEFRTLIKAFGIRLDVIVHGHAGRFSIIPTIINTVTAMTSVGICSIICDWIMLTFIDKNDIYSDRKYDDDSKVPSPSQLLTVPTEFTISYGSNHSDLSEGVAL, encoded by the exons ATGGGACTGCTTGAGTTTATTAAGGATTATTTTCTTGGTTTCTGGGACTATGAGACCCCGAAGGTAATGgtggttaaaaacaaaaaacttggAGTCATATATAGGGGGGTTCAGTTTCTTGTGATCACCTATTTCATCTG GTATGTCTTTATCAGTCAGAAAGCCTATCAGGACAGTGAGACGAGGCCAGAGAGCTCAGTCTACACTAAGATGAAAGGTACAGCACTGCTGGGGGACCACATCCTGGACATGGTGGAATACGTCCGACCCTCAGAG GGCGGTGACGTGATCAGTACAATACTGAGACGAGAGGTCACACACAACCAGAGGCAAGGCACGTGTGCTGAG CATTTCACCGTTCCCAGTGCCAACTGCTCAAAGGATGCTGACTGCATCTCAAGGGAAGTGAACTTTGATGGCAATG GACAGAGAACTGGGCGCTGTGTTCCCTACTACAACCAGACCTTCAAGACCTGTGAGATTCAGACCTGGTGTCCTATTGAGGACTATGCCGCAATATG GGAGCCGGCATTGGCAGAGGCCATCAATTTCACTGTTTACATCAAGAATGCCATCCATTTCCCCAAATTTAAAGTGCTGAG AGGAAACATCAAACCAAACAAACGAAATGGGCAGAAATATCTGAATAAGTGTCATTACAATGAGAAGAAACACCCCTACTGCCCCATCTTCCGGCTGGGCTACATCGCAGAACAGGCCAGGGAGAAGTTCAGCGAGCTCTGCAGGACT GGGGGAGTGATTGGAGTGTTCATCAACTGGAAGTGTGACCTTGACCTGGACCCCTCAGAGTGTACCCCCACGTACTCCTTCCGTCGCCTGGATCTTCGGAAGAACCTGCCCAGCTCTGGCTACAACTTCAG GTTTGCCAAGTATTACAGTAAGGACGGAGAAGAGTTCCGGACACTTATCAAGGCCTTCGGGATTCGTCTGGACGTCATAGTTCATGGACAT GCTGGACGATTCAGCATCATCCCAACTATCATCAACACGGTGACAGCCATGACATCTGTTGGAATA TGTTCCATTATCTGTGACTGGATCATGCTCACTTTCATTGACAAGAACGATATCTACAGTGACAGAAAGTATGATGAC GACAGTAAAGTGCCCAGCCCCAGCCAGCTCCTCACAGTTCCCACAGAATTCACCATCAGCTATGGCTCCAACCACTCAGACCTGTCAGAGGGAGTGGCCCTGTGA
- the pole gene encoding DNA polymerase epsilon catalytic subunit A, whose protein sequence is MVLQNSGRYKSERGQGGDQDNQQDDRSSMSAAIRLERSQFTDEMDTRFGFERMKDPGEKTGWLINMHPTEILDDDKRMVSAVDYYFIQEDGSRFKVPLPFKPYFYIATKKNCEREVISFLSKKFQGKVAKLEMLPKEDLDLPNHLVGLKRSYIKLSFNTVDDLMKVKREISPAVRKNREREKSNDTYTSMLSSALAGGSVSAADEDGMSKKTSDQMDNIVDMREYDVPYHMRLSIDLKIHVAHWYNVRYRGSAYPPEIILRNDLVERPDPVVLAFDIETTKLPLKFPDAETDQIMMISYMIDGQGYLITNREIVSEDIEDFEFTPKPEYEGPFTVFNEPDEAGLIQRWFEHVQETKPEIFVTYNGDFFDWPFVETRAAHHGLNMYREIGFQKDNQGEYRASQAIHMDAFRWVKRDSYLPVGSHNLKAAAKAKLGYDPVELDPEEMCRMATEESQTLATYSVSDAVATYYLYMKYVHPFIFALCTIIPMEPDEVLRKGSGTLCEALLMVQAYHANIVFPNKQEQVFNKLTDDGHVMDSETYVGGHVEALESGVFRSDIPCRFKMNPAAFDFLLQRVEETLRHAIEEEEKIPLEQVTNFNEVCDEIKKKLISLKEVPNRIECPLIYHLDVAAMYPNIILTNRLQPSAMVDEATCAACDFNKPGANCQRKMSWQWRGEIMPASRSEFHRIQQQLESEKFPPLFPNGRPRAFHELNLEEQARHEKKRLGDYCRRAYKKVRQTKLEERVTTICQRENSFYVDTVRAFRDRRYEFKGLHKVWKKKLSAAQESGDAALVKRCKNMEILYDSLQLAHKCILNSFYGYVMRKGARWYSMEMAGIVCYTGANIITQARELVEQIGRPLELDTDGIWCVLPNTFPENFVVKTSNEKKPKVTISYPGAMLNIMVKEGFTNDQYQELVDPASLTYETRAENSIFFEVDGPYLAMILPASKEEGKKLKKRYAVFNEDGSLAELKGFEVKRRGELQLIKIFQSSVFEAFLKGTTLEEVYDSVAKVADYWLDVLYSKAANMPDAELFELISENRSMSRKLEDYGEQKSNTISTAKRLAEFLGDQMVKDAGLSCRYIISRKPEGTPVTERAIPLAIFQAEPSVKKHFLRKWLKMPSLHDLDIRSILDWSYYIERLGSAIQKIITIPAALQQVKNPVPRVRHPDWLHKKLLEKNDIYKQKKISELFTSEGKRQVAHHALEAGQAADIEDFGMPARPLQPAILISTKRKRVSQGENSQAVESQEMELTQSWREILGPPPPTGETQEARLVWLRYHKKKWELQLRQRKERRKRRRLLDGEVQAMGGGVIRDAGPATGLGSFLRRTARSILDMPWQIVQIAETSHPGLYKLWAVIGSDLHCMKLNIPRVFYVNQKVPKQEEGATYKKVNRLLPRSNIVYYLYQYSVPEDMYQEHLNEINADLSAPDIEGVYETQVPLLFRALVQLGCMCMVNKQLVRDLGGREAETYDLEHLEMRSLAQFSYLEPGSVRHIYLYHHSQGHKALFGLFIPSQRKASIFVLDTVRSNQMPNLNTLYGAERTALLEKTSEELLPPEKHTFEVRAENDVKAIHRALQRILLNYKGERRGPTLIAVQSNWELRRLVAGMPVLEEFPVVPVHVVDEISYNVLDWQRHGARRMVRHYLNLDSCLSQAFDMARYYHLPVGNLPHDVSIFGSDLFLARHLRKHNHLLWLSPTARPDLGGKEADDSRLVMEADDRGSMEINAQGCYSTVCVELDLQSLAVNTILQSQHVNDMEGGASLGVSFDVIQQASLEEMMSGNQGASAVASYDETALCSNTFRILKSMVVGWVREITRYHNVYADNQVMHFYRWLRSPSSLLYDPALHRTLHNMMKKVFLQLVAEFKRLGSTVVYGNFNRILLCTKKRRIDDAISYVEYITNSIHSREIFHSLSISFSRCWEFLMWMDLANYGGVKGKLPSSVLYGENGTAQKKGKEDGEEGSEDEEEAEEEEDGAGEVDEVEELIESSWNIMQYLPQTASCQKYFLMIISAYIAAIYHSMREELRRNAPGATPVKRRGGSQTSQQAAGDSTALPGMISFSQEYVSSELTQNFFTITQKIQKKVTGTRSVTQPSEMFPVLPGSHLPLSNPALEFIKYVCQVLSLDANIVNQVNKLKRDLLRLVDVGEFSEEAQFRDPCNSYILPEVICHHCNFCRDLDLCKDPSVAQDGSVLPQWFCSNCQTQYETESIEMALVEALQKKLMSYTLQDLACAKCKGVKEANMPLYCTCAGDFELTFPTKSFSEQIKVFRNIAAHYNMNFLEETIDWLLVMSPQISQSR, encoded by the exons CCCAATCACCTGGTGGGACTAAAGAGGAGCTACATCAAGCTTTCATTCAACACTGTGGATGACCTCATGAAGGTCAAACGGGAGATCTCGCCGGCGGTGCGCAAGAATCGGGAGAGGGAGAAGTCCAACGATACCTACACCTCAATGTTATCAAG TGCGTTGGCAGGAGGCAGTGTCTCGGCAGCGGATGAAGATGGCATGTCCAAGAAAACCTCCGACCAGATGGACAACATAGTGGACATGAGAGAGTACGACGTGCCTTACCACATGCGCCTGTCCATCGACCTTAAGATCCACGTG GCTCACTGGTACAACGTTCGGTACAGGGGTAGTGCATACCCTCCGGAGATCATACTGAGAAACGACCTGGTGGAACGACCA GACCCAGTTGTGCTGGCCTTTGACATAGAGACCACCAAGCTTCCTCTGAAATTCCCTGATGCAGAAACGGACCAGATTATGATGATATCCTACATGATCGACGGACAG GGCTACCTGATCACAAACCGAGAGATTGTCTCTGAGGACATTGAGGACTTTGAGTTCACCCCTAAGCCAGAGTACGAGGGACCCTTCACTGTATTCAATGAGCCTGACGAG GCGGGTCTCATTCAGCGATGGTTCGAGCACGTCCAAGAAACCAAGCCCGAAATCTTTGTCACCTACAACGGAGACTTTTTCGATTG GCCCTTTGTGGAGACCAGGGCTGCCCACCACGGCCTGAACATGTACAGAGAGATtggcttccagaaggacaaccagggCGAGTACAGGGCTAGCCAGGCCATCCACATGGACGCCTTTAG GTGGGTGAAGCGTGACAGCTACCTGCCGGTGGGCAGTCACAACCTCAAGGCGGCGGCCAAGGCCAAGCTGGGCTATGACCCAGTGGAGCTGGACCCCGAGGAGATGTGCCGCATGGCCACAGAGGAGTCACAG ACTCTGGCCACTTACTCTGTGTCGGATGCCGTGGCCACGTATTATCTTTACATGAAGTATGTCCACCCCTTCATCTTTGCTCTTTGCACCATCATCCCTATGGAGCCAGATGAG gTGCTGCGTAAGGGTTCGGGGACCCTGTGTGAGGCGCTGCTCATGGTGCAGGCCTATCATGCCAACATCGTCTTCCCCAACAAGCAGGAGCAGGTGTTCAACAAGCTGACAGACGATGGCCACGTCATGGACTCTGAGACCTACGTGGGGGGTCACGTGGAGGCCCTGGAGTCCGGCGTGTTCCGCAGCGACATCCCCTGCCGCTTCAAAATG AATCCGGCGGCATTCGACTTCCTGCTTCAGCGGGTGGAGGAAACGCTGCGTCACGCCatcgaggaggaggagaagattcCCCTGGAGCAAGTCACCAACTTCAAcgag GTGTGTGACGAGATCAAGAAGAAGCTCATCTCTTTGAAGGAGGTCCCCAACAGGATCGAGTGTCCACTCATCTACCATCTGGACGTGGCGGCCATGTACCCCAACATCATCCTCACCAACCGCCTGCAG CCCTCTGCTATGGTTGACGAGGCCACGTGTGCTGCCTGCGATTTCAACAAGCCGGGGGCCAACTGTCAGAGGAAGATGAGCTGGCAATGGAGGGGGGAGATCA TGCCGGCCAGCCGCAGTGAGTTCCACCGCATCCAGCAGCAGCTGGAATCGGAGAAGTTTCCTCCGCTCTTCCCTAACGGCAGGCCGCGGGCCTTCCATGAGCTCAACCTGGAGGAGCAGGCCCGCCACGAGAAGAAACGCCTGGGCG ACTACTGCAGGAGGGCCTATAAGAAGGTCCGCCAGACCAAGCTGGAGGAGCGGGTCACCACCATCTGCCAGAGGGAGAACTCCTTCTACGTGGACACTGTGCGAGCCTTCAGAGACCGCCGCTACGAGTTTAAGGGACTGCACAAG GTGTGGAAGAAGAAACTGTCTGCAGCCCAGGAAAGTGGTGACGCTGCCCTGGTGAAGCGCTGTAAGAACATGGAGATCCTCTACGATTCTCTCCAGCTAGCCCACAAGTGCATCCTCAACTCCTTCTATGGCTACGTCATGAGGAAAGG GGCCCGCTGGTACTCCATGGAGATGGCTGGCATAGTGTGCTACACCGGAGCCAACATCATCACCCAGGCCAGAGAGCTCGTGGAACAGATCGG GAGGCCTCTGGAGCTGGACACGGATGGTATCTGGTGCGTCCTGCCCAACACCTTCCCCGAGAACTTTGTGGTGAAGACGAGCAACGAGAAGAAGCCCAAGGTGACCATCTCCTACCCGGGCGCCATGCTCAACATCATGGTGAAGGAAGGCTTCACCAACGACCAGTACCAGGAGCTGGTGGACCCTGCCTCGCTGACCTACGAGACGCGGGCGGAAAACAGCATCTTCTTCGAGGTGGACGGGCCCTACCTGGCCATGATCCTGCCCGCCTCcaaagaggagggaaagaaacTGAAGAAAAG GTACGCTGTGTTCAACGAGGACGGCTCGCTGGCCGAGCTGAAGGGCTTCGAGGTGAAGAGGCGAGGCGAGCTGCAGCTCATCAAGATCTTCCAGTCGTCCGTGTTCGAGGCCTTCCTCAAGGGCACCACTCTAGAGGAGGTGTACGACTCGGTGGCCAAGGTGGCCGACTACTGGCTCGACGTGCTCTACAGCAAG GCTGCCAACATGCCGGACGCGGAGCTGTTTGAGCTCATCTCGGAGAACCGCTCCATGTCGCGGAAGCTGGAGGACTATGGCGAGCAGAAGTCCAACACCATCAGCACGGCCAAGCGGCTGGCCGAGTTCCTGGGAGACCAGATGGTGAAGGACGCCGGGCTGAGCTGCCGCTACATCATCTCCCGCAAGCCAGAGGGCACGCCGGTCACAGAGAG GGCCATCCCCCTGGCCATCTTCCAAGCTGAACCCAGTGTTAAGAAGCACTTCCTACGCAAGTGGCTGAAGATGCCCAGCCTCCACGACCTGGACATCCGCTCC ATCCTTGACTGGAGCTACTACATTGAGAGATTGGGTAGTGCCATCCAGAAAATCATCACCATTCCAGCTGCCCTGCAACAG GTGAAGAACCCCGTGCCCAGAGTGCGCCACCCGGACTGGCTCCACAAGAAGCTGCTGGAGAAGAACGACATCTACAAGCAGAAGAAGATCAGCGAGCTGTTCACCAGCGAGGGCAAGAGACAG GTGGCCCATCATGCCCTGGAGGCAGGGCAGGCGGCTGACATTGAGGACTTTGGGATGCCTGCCCGACCCCTGCAGCCGGCCATACTGATCAGCACCAAGCGCAAGCGGGTGTCGCAAGGAGAGAACAGCCAGGCCGTGGAGTCCCAGGAGATGGAGCTCACCCAGTCCTGGAGGGAGATCCTCGGCCCTCCACCACCCACGGGGGAAACGCAGGAGGCGCGCCTGGTGTGGCTGCGCTACCACAAGAAGAAGTGGGAGCTGCAGCTGCGGCAGAGGAAGGAGCGCCGGAAGCGCCGGCGCCTGCTGGACGGCGAGGTCCAGGCCATGGGGGGAGGGGTGATCCGGGACGCGGGCCCCGCCACAGGCTTGGGTAGCTTCCTCCGCCGCACGGCGCGCAGTATCCTGGACATGCCCTGGCAGATCGTACAG atTGCAGAGACCAGTCACCCTGGGCTGTATAAGCTGTGGGCTGTGATCGGCAGTGACCTGCACTGCATGAAGCTCAACATCCCACGGGTGTTCTACGTCAACCAGAAGGTCCCCAAGCAGGAGGAGGGAGCCACATACAAGAAG GTGAACCGTCTTCTGCCGCGCTCCAACATCGTCTACTACCTGTACCAGTACTCTGTCCCTGAGGACATGTACCAGGAGCACCTCAACGAGATCAACGCTGACCTCTCTGCCCCAGACATAGAGGGGGTCTACGAGACACAG gtCCCTCTGCTGTTCCGGGCCCTGGTACAGCTGGGTTGTATGTGCATGGTCAACAAGCAGTTGGTCCGGGACCTGGGCGGCCGGGAGGCTGAGACGTACGACCTGGAGCACCTGGAGATGAGGTCCCTGGCCCAGTTCAGCTACCTGGAGCCTG GGAGCGTCCGACACATCTACCTTTACCACCACAGCCAGGGCCACAAAGCCCTGTTCGGCCTGTTCATCCCCTCACAGCGCAAGGCCAGCATCTTTGTCCTGGACACG GTTCGCAGTAACCAGATGCCCAACCTGAACACCCTGTATGGGGCAGAGCGTACAGCCCTGCTGGAGAAGACCAGCGAAGAGCTCCTGCCCCCTGAGAAACACACCTTTGAGGTGCGGGCCGAGAACGACGTGAAGGCCATCCACCGAGCCCTGCAGCGCATACTGCTCAACTACAAG GGGGAGCGCCGCGGGCCCACCCTGATCGCAGTGCAGTCCAACTGGGAGCTGCGGCGGCTGGTGGCGGGCATGCCGGTGCTGGAGGAGTTCCCGGTGGTGCCGGTGCATGTGGTGGACGAGATCAGCTACAACGTGCTGGACTGGCAGCGCCACGGTGCCCGCCGCATGGTCCGCCACTACCTCAACCTGGACAGCTGCCTGTCGCAGGCTTTTGACATGGCCAG ATACTATCACTTGCCGGTGGGGAACCTGCCCCACGACGTGTCCATCTTTGGTTCTGACCTGTTCCTGGCCAGGCACCTGAGGAAGCACAACCACCTGCTGTGGCTGTCCCCCACCGCCAGGCCTGACCTGGGGGGCAAGGAGGCCGACGACAGCAGGCTGGTGATGGAGGCTGATGACAGGGGCTCCATGGAGATCAACGCTCAGGGCTGCTACTCAACAG tgtgtgtggagCTGGACCTGCAGAGTTTGGCTGTCAACACTATCCTGCAGTCGCAGCATGTCAACGACATGGAGGGAGGAGCCAGCCTGGGTGTCAGCTTTGACGTCATCCAGCAGGCCTCGCTGGAGGAAATGATGTCAGGGAACCAGGGAGCCAGTGCGGTGGCCAGCTACGACGAGACCGCCCTCTGCTCCAACACCTTCAG GATCCTGAAGAGCATGGTGGTTGGCTGGGTGCGGGAGATCACGCGGTACCACAACGTCTACGCCGACAACCAGGTGATGCACTTCTACCGCTGGCTGCGCTCGCCCAGCTCGCTGCTTTACGACCCGGCGCTGCACCGCACCCTACACAACATGATGAAGAAGGTATTCCTCCA GCTGGTGGCAGAGTTCAAGCGGCTGGGCTCCACCGTGGTGTACGGAAACTTTAACCGCATCCTCCTTTGCACTAAGAAGCGGAGGATTGACGACGCCATCAGCTACGTGGAGTACATCACCAACAG CATTCACTCGCGGGAAATCTTccactccctctccatctccttctcccgcTGCTGGGAGTTCCTTATGTGGATGGATCTGGCCAACTATGGAGGAGTGAAGGGCAAACTGCCCTCCAGCGTCCTGTATGGAGAG AATGGGACAGCCCAGAAGAAGggaaaggaggatggagaggagggcagcgaggacgaggaggaagctgaggaggaggaggatggagccGGAGAGGTGGATGAGGTGGAGGAGCTGATTGAAAGCAGCTGGAACATCATGCAGTATCTGCCTCAGACCGCCTCCTGTCAGAAATACTTCCTCATGATCATCTCCG CCTATATTGCTGCCATCTACCACAGCATGCGGGAGGAGCTAAGACGCAACGCCCCGGGAGCCACGCCCGTGAAGAGGCGGGGCGGGAGCCAGACTTCCCAGCAGGCAGCAGGAGATTCCACAGCACTTCCCG gtATGATCTCCTTCTCTCAAGAGTATGTGTCCAGCGAGCTGACCCAGAACTTCTTCACCATCACCCAGAAGATCCAGAAGAAGGTGACGGGCACCCGGAGCGTGACCCAGCCCTCGGAAATGTTCCCCGTCCTGCCTGGCTCACACCTGCCTCTCAGCAACCCAGCCCTGGAATTCATCAAATACGTCTGCCAG GTCCTCTCCCTGGATGCCAACATAGTGAACCAGGTGAACAAGCTGAAGAGGGACCTGTTGCGTCTGGTAGACGTGGGTGAGTTCTCGGAGGAAGCCCAGTTCCGCGACCCCTGCAACTCTTACATCCTGCCCGAGGTCATCTGCCACCACTGCAACTTCTGTCGCGACCTCGACCTTTGCAAGGACCCCTCGGTGGCACAG GACGGCTCTGTTTTGCCCCAGTGGTTCTGCTCCAACTGCCAGACCCAGTATGAGACTGAGTCCATTGAGATGGCCCTGGTGGAGGCCTTGCAGAAGAAACTAATGAGCTACACTCTGCAGGACCTG GCTTGTGCCAAGTGTAAAGGAGTGAAGGAGGCCAACATGCCTCTTTACTGCACTTGTGCAGGAGACTTTGAACTCACCTTCCCCACCAAG AGTTTCTCAGAGCAGATCAAAGTGTTCCGGAACATCGCCGCACACTACAACATGAACTTCCTGGAAGAGACCATTGACTGGCTACTGGTCATGAGTCCACAAATAAGCCAGTCTCGATGA